One genomic window of Camelina sativa cultivar DH55 chromosome 5, Cs, whole genome shotgun sequence includes the following:
- the LOC104787648 gene encoding copper transport protein ATX1, producing MSQTVVLRVAMTCEGCVGAVKRVLGKMEGVESFDVDIKEQKVTVKGNVQPDAVLQTVSKTGKKTAFWETEGETAKA from the exons ATGTCTCAG accGTTGTTCTCAGAGTGGCTATGACATGTGAGGGATGTGTTGGAGCTGTGAAAAGAGTCCTTGGGAAAATGgaag GCGTGGAGTCGTTTGATGTGGATATAAAGGAGCAGAAAGTGACGGTGAAAGGCAACGTGCAGCCGGACGCTGTTTTGCAGACAGTATCAAAAACCGGAAAGAAAACGGCTTTCTGGGAAACCGAGGGTGAAACTGCCAAGGCCTAA
- the LOC104787647 gene encoding protein ODORANT1-like, producing the protein MGRQPCCDKVGLKKGPWTAEEDRKLMNFILTNGQCCWRAVPKLAGLLRCGKRCRLRWTNYLRPDLKRGLLSDYEEKMVIDLHSQLGNRWSKIASHLPGRTDNEIKNHWNTHIKKKLRKMGIDPLTHKPLSIVEQEDEEPVKKLQKVQMPLQEPAEKNFEEPTSYCLTKESNNTKNTSRLEESLDDDQFNAMNLEYGVEDVPLIDPESLELICSNSTMSSSTSTPSNSSNDSSFLKDLQFPDFEWSDYGNSNNNDGVDNIIENNMMSLWDVDDFSSWDLLLSSTFGLV; encoded by the exons ATGGGGAGACAACCATGCTGTGATAAAGTAGGGTTGAAGAAAGGACCATGGACTGCAGAAGAAGACAGGAAGCTCATGAACTTCATCCTCACCAATGGACAATGTTGTTGGAGAGCTGTTCCCAAGCTTGCTGGTCTACTTAGGTGTGGTAAGAGGTGCAGACTTCGTTGGACGAATTATCTCAGACCAGACCTTAAAAGAGGTCTTCTCTCTGATTACGAAGAGAAGATGGTCATTGATCTCCATTCCCAACTCGGAAACAG GTGGTCAAAGATAGCTTCTCATTTGCCGGGAAGAACAGACAACGAAATCAAGAACCATTGGAACACTCACATCAAGAAGAAGTTAAGAAAAATGGGGATCGACCCTCTCACGCATAAACCACTCTCTATCGTCGAACAAGAGGACGAAGAACCCGTCAAGAAGCTGCAGAAAGTTCAAATGCCTTTACAAGAACCAGCCGAGAAGAATTTTGAGGAACCAACTAGTTATTGTCTAACCAAAGAaagcaacaacaccaagaaCACGTCAAGACTTGAAGAGTCTTTAGATGATGATCAGTTCAATGCGATGAATCTTGAGTATGGTGTCGAAGATGTTCCTCTTATTGATCCAGAGTCTTTAGAGCTTATCTGCAGCAACTCAACAATGTCTTCATCCACGTCCACGCCTTCGAATTCTTCTAATGATTCGAGTTTCTTGAAGGATTTGCAGTTTCCGGATTTCGAGTGGTCCGATTATggtaatagtaataataatgatGGTGTGGACAACATTATAGAGAACAATATGATGAGCCTGTGGGATGTTGATGACTTTAGCAGTTGGGATTTGCTGCTTTCTTCCACTTTTGGGTTGGTTTGA